In one Arenibacter antarcticus genomic region, the following are encoded:
- a CDS encoding TonB-dependent receptor yields the protein MKKHFKLRAALCYPFKRSLKMRLTVLLTIVSLFQIQANTYPQNKIISLDLSNASVETVISEIEALSEFKFLLNRKDVDLSRKVSIKVDKVKIATILSELFDNTDVDFEVLNKQIILSKSIKKSVPKNTVNINKTNKNILQFSVSGTVTDESNMPLPGANIVEKGTTNGVTADFDGNYTLEVGGENAILVISYIGFATKEVAVNGQTSINVKLVESASGLDEVILVGYGTQTRAKVTGAISTIPTDQLTQRPVTNTANALQGEVPGLTVFNSGGAPGVEDVKIRIRGVGTLNNANPLVLVDGIEQSLGSVEPQNIESISVLKDAASAAIYGSRAANGVILVTTKRGASTGTIMSYNTLIGVQHPSFFPEKPSDEAWMRLENDAQVNAGGSPTFSEEYISNVVAGTNPLQFPWANWEEGIFRKGALMNQQGFSISSGGDIGKIFTSLNYSDTDGIIKNFNNKRTSVLVNADLYANDRLTFKVGLMYRNGDFSGPGHAINADGIAGQQIVQALLHMNRNVVMEYPDGTYDLISGQWNAAAMANEGETKRSSNDVVAQGGFDYTITDNLSLKGNVTYKNNSQGTSTFMNSLAGMKNYLTGEPVTVSGWFATNSLTERTLTEKELSQRLFLDYEKTFGTHEISTLVGYEEIHNRLKNVAAKREGFFNNDLRDLSAGGVDNQSITGYREEWRLRSFFGRVNYSFDDRYLLQANLRIDGSSRFGDGNRYGYFPSVSGGWNISNESFMESLSDGSVLSNLKLRASWGQLGNQNIGLNKFRNTYNLNRGYQFGGNVVSGSAITQAGNPNITWETATITNYGLDASFMNNRLLFVGEYFRKYTDDILLQLPISSTVGVDAPVQNAAAVSNNGYELSLTYHSPFKDNDGFNYTVGVNFSDVINKIEDLKGAGPYFNDGFTVWQEGYSINSLRGLDSPGLYRSQADLDKYPARLSSNAGIGSIIYKDVNNDGVISQSLAPGGDQVIIGNEDPRYEFGFRFNASYKGFDFSMFWQGVLEQYHTLDGALVEGPAYQNFIPKEMADNAFDEVKNPNGTWPKVVAGGNWNIVKSSFWLIDTKYARLKNFQVGYTVDQEVFSNLRLYVSGENLVTFTPQKLFDPETPRGRSQFFPQTKTISVGLNIVF from the coding sequence ATGAAAAAACACTTTAAACTGAGGGCTGCTTTATGCTACCCTTTTAAGCGAAGCCTGAAAATGCGGCTCACGGTTTTACTGACCATTGTTTCGTTATTTCAAATTCAGGCAAATACGTACCCACAGAACAAAATAATCTCCTTAGACCTTTCCAATGCAAGTGTGGAAACGGTTATAAGCGAGATAGAAGCCCTATCGGAATTTAAATTTCTCTTAAACAGAAAGGATGTAGACCTAAGTAGAAAAGTCTCCATTAAGGTAGATAAGGTAAAAATTGCAACCATTTTATCGGAACTATTTGATAATACCGATGTGGATTTCGAGGTATTGAACAAGCAAATAATTCTGAGTAAGTCGATAAAAAAGTCGGTTCCCAAGAACACGGTCAATATAAATAAAACTAATAAAAATATACTGCAATTTTCAGTTTCTGGAACGGTTACCGATGAAAGTAATATGCCTTTGCCAGGCGCCAACATTGTAGAGAAAGGGACCACGAATGGGGTTACTGCCGATTTTGATGGGAATTACACCTTGGAAGTTGGTGGTGAAAATGCCATTTTGGTGATTTCATACATTGGCTTTGCTACCAAAGAGGTTGCCGTAAATGGGCAAACTAGCATCAATGTTAAATTGGTAGAGAGTGCTTCCGGATTGGATGAAGTAATTTTAGTGGGATATGGAACCCAGACCAGAGCGAAGGTTACCGGGGCCATAAGTACCATTCCCACCGATCAACTTACCCAACGCCCTGTAACGAATACGGCGAATGCCTTGCAAGGGGAAGTCCCAGGTTTAACTGTATTTAACTCCGGAGGTGCACCTGGAGTAGAAGATGTTAAAATACGGATTAGGGGGGTAGGTACCCTTAATAACGCCAATCCTTTAGTATTGGTAGATGGTATTGAGCAGTCTCTTGGTTCTGTTGAACCCCAGAATATCGAATCTATTTCGGTCTTAAAAGATGCCGCTTCTGCTGCCATATACGGATCTAGAGCGGCAAACGGTGTTATCCTTGTAACTACAAAGAGGGGAGCTTCTACCGGGACAATCATGTCTTATAATACATTGATAGGAGTACAGCACCCTAGTTTTTTTCCGGAAAAACCTAGTGATGAGGCGTGGATGAGGTTAGAAAATGATGCTCAGGTAAATGCTGGTGGTTCTCCCACCTTTTCTGAGGAGTATATTTCAAACGTTGTTGCGGGAACAAATCCCCTACAATTTCCATGGGCCAATTGGGAAGAGGGAATCTTTAGAAAAGGTGCCCTTATGAACCAACAAGGCTTTTCCATATCGAGTGGAGGGGACATAGGGAAAATTTTTACGTCCTTAAATTATAGTGATACAGATGGTATCATAAAAAACTTCAACAATAAAAGGACTAGCGTGCTAGTCAATGCAGATTTGTATGCCAATGACAGGCTGACCTTTAAGGTAGGACTTATGTACCGAAACGGGGATTTTTCTGGACCGGGACATGCTATAAATGCTGATGGGATAGCGGGACAACAAATTGTTCAGGCGCTTCTTCACATGAACAGGAATGTAGTGATGGAGTATCCAGATGGCACTTATGATCTTATTTCAGGTCAGTGGAATGCTGCTGCTATGGCCAATGAAGGGGAAACAAAAAGGAGTTCGAACGATGTGGTGGCTCAGGGAGGATTTGATTACACCATCACAGACAACCTTTCTCTAAAAGGAAATGTTACCTACAAAAATAATTCCCAGGGAACATCGACCTTTATGAATAGCCTAGCAGGCATGAAAAATTATCTTACTGGTGAACCAGTTACGGTATCAGGATGGTTTGCTACTAATAGTTTAACCGAAAGGACGCTTACGGAAAAGGAATTGAGTCAGCGGTTATTCTTGGATTACGAAAAAACATTTGGCACCCATGAAATTAGTACTCTTGTTGGGTACGAGGAAATACACAACAGACTGAAAAATGTGGCGGCAAAAAGAGAAGGTTTCTTTAATAATGACCTCCGGGATCTAAGTGCTGGGGGAGTGGATAACCAGAGTATAACTGGATATCGTGAAGAATGGAGACTTCGTTCCTTTTTTGGCCGAGTAAACTATTCCTTTGACGATCGGTATTTGCTTCAAGCTAATTTGCGTATCGATGGGTCCTCTAGATTTGGAGACGGTAATAGATACGGTTATTTCCCTTCTGTCTCGGGAGGCTGGAATATATCTAATGAATCCTTTATGGAAAGCCTTTCAGACGGATCGGTCCTTAGCAACCTTAAATTAAGGGCCTCTTGGGGGCAATTGGGGAACCAGAATATTGGACTCAATAAGTTTAGAAATACCTACAACCTTAATCGAGGGTATCAATTTGGGGGTAATGTTGTTTCTGGGTCCGCTATTACCCAGGCAGGAAACCCCAATATTACTTGGGAAACCGCCACCATTACCAATTATGGTCTTGATGCTTCTTTTATGAATAATAGATTGTTATTTGTAGGGGAATATTTTAGAAAGTACACCGATGATATTCTGTTGCAATTACCTATTTCTAGCACCGTTGGTGTAGATGCTCCTGTTCAAAATGCAGCAGCTGTTTCCAACAATGGCTATGAACTAAGTTTAACCTATCACAGTCCATTTAAAGATAACGATGGGTTTAATTACACTGTTGGCGTTAATTTTTCTGATGTAATCAACAAGATTGAAGATCTAAAAGGAGCGGGACCTTACTTTAATGACGGGTTTACAGTTTGGCAAGAGGGGTACTCTATAAACTCGCTTAGAGGGTTAGATTCACCTGGACTGTATCGTTCCCAGGCAGATTTGGATAAGTATCCTGCAAGACTAAGTTCTAATGCTGGAATTGGTAGTATCATTTACAAGGATGTAAACAACGATGGAGTAATATCACAATCCCTAGCTCCAGGAGGAGATCAGGTAATTATTGGAAATGAGGATCCTAGATATGAATTTGGATTTCGATTTAATGCTTCCTATAAAGGCTTTGACTTCTCCATGTTTTGGCAGGGGGTGTTAGAGCAATATCATACCCTAGATGGTGCCTTAGTGGAAGGACCCGCTTATCAGAATTTTATACCTAAGGAAATGGCAGATAATGCTTTTGACGAAGTTAAAAATCCTAATGGAACATGGCCAAAAGTGGTAGCTGGAGGTAACTGGAATATTGTAAAATCTAGTTTTTGGTTGATAGATACCAAATACGCTAGACTAAAAAACTTTCAAGTGGGCTATACTGTAGACCAGGAAGTGTTTTCCAATTTACGACTTTATGTGTCAGGAGAAAACTTGGTGACCTTTACGCCCCAAAAACTTTTTGATCCAGAAACCCCTAGAGGTAGAAGTCAGTTCTTTCCACAAACAAAGACCATTAGTGTAGGTTTAAACATCGTATTTTAA
- a CDS encoding RagB/SusD family nutrient uptake outer membrane protein: MKRNNNIKGLLFFATVALFMGCSEGFDEGLDIEPTGAVSETTYWSTVRDAELAVNAVYAELDGTQMVMALDGITDIGYHKYSNVPTFNDVRFGEIDPSNGTITSNWNRYFRGVRKANDVVTNIVKLEGADPGEIARLTAEARFLRAYYYTQLSSLWCNVPLITEVIDINDQRPTNSRQEIVTFITNELNDIINSNALPLSYSADDTGRVTQGAALTLLARVAIRNGNFQVAHDASKAVMDLGIYELYPNYEELFHVVGQNSKEVIFDRQFAVGGDTYNAFGYSAASIGGSSSVEPMNGLFQKYEYIGPVNPDNPFANKDPRWGYNVFYTGQPAGNNIYNSWPNSTTPDKISSTEFATVNGYNLKKWVDYESYSANSNLGDINMILMRYADVLLMYAESKIELNDIDASVYKAINDIRQRPTVNMPPITTGKSQAEFREIVRDERVKELAFEGLRLFDINRWKIGNVKSGLLQGMYYKDAVSGQWKLLDYGSVASFNESRDYCWPVPQAEMDINDVITQNPGYVN; encoded by the coding sequence ATGAAAAGAAATAATAATATAAAAGGTTTATTATTCTTCGCTACCGTTGCCTTGTTTATGGGATGTAGTGAAGGATTTGATGAAGGTTTAGATATAGAACCTACCGGAGCAGTTTCGGAAACTACCTACTGGTCTACCGTTAGGGATGCAGAACTAGCTGTTAATGCTGTATATGCCGAATTGGATGGTACCCAAATGGTGATGGCATTGGATGGTATTACGGATATTGGATATCACAAGTATTCTAACGTTCCTACCTTTAATGATGTCCGTTTTGGGGAAATTGATCCTTCCAACGGTACAATCACTAGCAATTGGAACCGTTATTTTAGAGGGGTTAGAAAGGCCAATGATGTGGTTACGAATATTGTCAAGTTAGAGGGAGCCGACCCGGGTGAGATCGCAAGATTGACCGCTGAGGCAAGGTTTCTTAGGGCCTACTACTATACGCAACTTTCTAGTTTATGGTGTAATGTTCCTTTAATTACGGAAGTAATCGATATAAATGATCAACGCCCTACCAATTCAAGGCAAGAGATCGTCACTTTTATAACCAATGAACTGAACGACATCATAAATTCCAATGCGTTGCCCTTAAGTTATTCGGCAGATGATACAGGAAGGGTCACCCAAGGGGCTGCTTTAACTTTATTGGCGAGAGTAGCGATCCGGAATGGTAATTTTCAGGTTGCCCACGATGCCTCTAAAGCCGTAATGGATTTGGGTATTTATGAACTCTATCCTAATTATGAAGAGTTGTTCCACGTGGTGGGTCAAAATTCTAAAGAGGTAATTTTTGATAGGCAATTCGCAGTTGGTGGAGATACGTATAATGCATTTGGTTATTCTGCTGCTTCCATTGGGGGAAGTTCTAGTGTGGAGCCAATGAACGGTCTTTTTCAAAAGTACGAATACATTGGCCCTGTGAATCCTGATAATCCATTTGCCAACAAAGATCCAAGATGGGGGTATAATGTTTTCTATACGGGACAGCCAGCTGGAAATAATATATATAATTCATGGCCAAATAGTACTACCCCAGATAAGATAAGTAGTACTGAATTTGCTACGGTTAATGGTTACAATTTAAAGAAGTGGGTGGATTATGAATCCTATTCTGCAAATTCAAATCTCGGTGATATTAATATGATTTTGATGCGCTATGCGGATGTTTTGCTGATGTATGCAGAGTCTAAAATAGAATTGAACGATATAGATGCTTCGGTATACAAGGCCATAAATGATATAAGACAACGGCCCACTGTTAATATGCCACCAATTACGACAGGCAAGTCGCAGGCAGAATTTAGAGAAATTGTCAGGGATGAACGAGTAAAGGAATTGGCGTTTGAAGGTTTGCGTTTATTTGATATTAATCGATGGAAAATAGGTAATGTAAAGTCAGGCTTGCTACAAGGAATGTACTATAAAGATGCAGTTTCTGGTCAATGGAAACTGTTGGATTATGGATCCGTGGCTAGCTTCAATGAAAGTAGGGATTACTGCTGGCCTGTTCCTCAAGCAGAAATGGATATTAATGATGTAATTACCCAGAATCCGGGCTATGTAAATTAA
- a CDS encoding Gfo/Idh/MocA family protein, with translation MAKKVIVSLEGSDRRSFIKKAGAATLFSAATLNAGFANPFLMQNKVLKVGLVGCGGRGTGAAVQALNADPDTVLHAMADVFEDRLTSSLELLKKEHGLRAEVKKEMQFVGFDAYQKLIDSGVDVVLLAAPPGFRPKHFSAAIDAGKHVFYEKPVAVDAPGIRKVLEAAKKAKEKNLSIVSGLCFRYDLPKQALMAKVLGGEIGEIKSITSVRNGGELWYKERQPDWNDMQYKMRNWYYYNWLSGDFIVEMFVHSTDMISWAMGERMPLSASGVGGRQWRTDKKYGNIYDHFAVEFDYGDGLKGNVTTRQLSGGSSRNSVEIAGTLGNAFYQGDRHEIWGKNTWKYEGETNDMYQSEHDALFKSIRKGSAINDGEMAANSTLMAIISRDVAYSGQTISWEEAMNSNVSLGPENDAYSWDLKYDGPEIAVPGITKMI, from the coding sequence ATGGCTAAGAAAGTTATTGTTTCATTAGAAGGATCAGATCGAAGATCCTTCATTAAAAAGGCGGGGGCCGCTACACTTTTTAGTGCAGCGACCCTAAACGCTGGTTTTGCAAATCCGTTTCTAATGCAGAACAAAGTATTGAAGGTTGGATTGGTAGGTTGTGGAGGTAGAGGTACCGGTGCAGCCGTACAGGCGCTAAATGCAGACCCCGACACGGTTTTGCATGCTATGGCCGATGTTTTTGAGGATAGATTGACCAGTAGCTTAGAATTGTTGAAGAAAGAACATGGGCTACGAGCAGAGGTGAAAAAAGAAATGCAATTCGTTGGTTTTGACGCCTATCAGAAATTAATTGATTCTGGTGTAGATGTAGTGCTCTTGGCAGCGCCCCCGGGATTTAGACCAAAACACTTTAGCGCGGCTATAGACGCTGGTAAACATGTGTTCTATGAGAAGCCCGTTGCAGTGGATGCCCCTGGGATTCGTAAAGTCTTGGAAGCTGCAAAAAAAGCCAAAGAAAAGAACTTGTCTATTGTTTCTGGACTGTGTTTTAGATATGATCTGCCGAAACAGGCCCTTATGGCGAAAGTCTTGGGTGGGGAGATAGGGGAAATAAAATCCATTACCTCCGTAAGAAATGGAGGCGAGCTGTGGTATAAGGAACGCCAACCAGATTGGAACGATATGCAATATAAAATGCGCAACTGGTATTATTACAATTGGTTGAGCGGGGATTTTATTGTGGAAATGTTTGTTCATAGTACGGATATGATTTCTTGGGCCATGGGAGAAAGAATGCCCTTGAGTGCTTCCGGAGTTGGGGGAAGACAGTGGCGTACAGATAAGAAGTACGGCAATATTTATGATCACTTTGCGGTAGAATTCGATTATGGGGATGGTTTAAAGGGAAATGTGACCACAAGGCAATTAAGTGGAGGGTCTTCCAGAAACTCTGTTGAAATAGCCGGTACGCTCGGGAATGCATTTTATCAAGGAGACAGACATGAGATTTGGGGTAAAAACACCTGGAAGTATGAAGGGGAAACCAACGATATGTACCAAAGTGAGCACGATGCACTGTTTAAATCCATTCGCAAGGGAAGCGCTATAAATGATGGGGAAATGGCCGCTAATAGTACCTTGATGGCTATAATAAGTAGGGACGTGGCCTATTCCGGACAGACTATCAGTTGGGAAGAAGCCATGAACTCTAACGTATCC